Below is a genomic region from Actinomyces weissii.
CCTGGTCGGCGTCGTTGGTCGCGACGACGGCGATGGCCTGGCTCCCGAACAGCGCCTTGAAACGGTTGAGCACAGAGTGGTTCGGTGCCAGGGCGGCGTCGGCGGTGGCCTCGGCGTCAACCTGGGTGCCCAGGTCCGCCAGGGTGGCGTCACCGGAGACGTCACCGCTGACCTTGATCTTGACGGCCTCGGCCCGGGAGCCGACGAGCTCCACGATCTCCTGGCGGCTGAGCCCGGCCACGTCGCTGCCGGAGATGGAGGTGCCGGGCAGGGCGACGCCAGAGTAGTGGTGGGCGTAGGCCGCCCCGCCCACGCCTGCGGCCAGGAGCACGGCCGCGGCGGCACCAGCCAGCCACAGCAGGGTCCTCCTGCGTCGTCCGGCGGGGTCGTGCGCGTCGGCGGCCTCCCCGGGCTGGGCCACTGGGGCCAGGGTGGGGGGCAGGTCGGAGGTGGTGCCGCCCAAGGCCGCGTTGGTGCCGAAGACAGGGGCGTCCGGGAAGGGGCGGGGGGCGGGGGAGGATCCCAAGGCAGCGCTATCCGGGCTGGTGCTCAGCTGCTTCGCGTTGCTGTTCTTCGGCACGGTTCCATCCTGTCCGTGAGGCGTGGGTGCACGGATACCGGGCGAGAACTTGGCAGGCTCGGTTCCCTCACTAGGACAATGACAGTGGGGGCTGGCGTTTCTGTCAATCGTTCCTACTGCCCATGCCCTGTGATATCTCGCATGACGGTTTCCAGGAATACGGCTTGCGTGCTACCTGGTCTCAGCCTGGGGCGAGAGCGCAGGGGCTTTGCATCTGGATAGACTGCGGCCCATGTCTGCAATCTCCAAGGACGAGGTCGCCCGCGTCGCGGCGCTCGCACGTGTGTCGCTGAGCGAGGAGGAGGTGGCGCGCCTGGCCGGAGAGCTCGACGACGTCGCCTCATCCTTCGCCCGGGTCACCAGTGTGGTGACGCCCGAGCTGCCTGCCACCTCCCACCCGGTCCCCTTGAACAACGTCCTGCGCGAGGACGTGCCCGGCCCCACCCTGGACGTGGAGGAGCTGCTGGCCGGCGCCCCCGCCGCGGAGGACTCGATGTTCCTGGTGCCCCAGATCCTGGGGGAGGAGGCCTGATGTCTGTATCTGTCAAGTCC
It encodes:
- the gatC gene encoding Asp-tRNA(Asn)/Glu-tRNA(Gln) amidotransferase subunit GatC; amino-acid sequence: MSAISKDEVARVAALARVSLSEEEVARLAGELDDVASSFARVTSVVTPELPATSHPVPLNNVLREDVPGPTLDVEELLAGAPAAEDSMFLVPQILGEEA